The following DNA comes from Hahella chejuensis KCTC 2396.
GACGCTGTCTGTGAGGCGTTTGGAATGGGAGCATATTCAAAGGGTGTTGCAGGAGAATGAGGGCAATATCTCTGCGACGGCGAGAGCGCTGAACATGCATCGCCGTACTTTGCAGCGGAAACTACAAAAAAAACCCGCCCGGCGTTGATGGCCGGGCGATAAAGTTTCCGCAGAGTTTCGGGACGCTGAATGCCCGCCGTGAAGCCGGACAAACGACGACCCTGGGAAGGAATGCGTTCGGAACTGCGCAAAGGGGAGTTTGCGCCGAACGCTCTGTACCTTGCTGTGAGAGGAAGTTTAGAAGGAGTCGGTCACTGTCGGGAAGACGGCAAATTGTCGCACCCAGAATGGCTTAGATCGGCAGGCTGAAAATGATCGAACGGAGTGGTTTGGCGAACGCCGTCAAACCACTCCGTAGACAAAGAGTTTAAGCGTAGTAGGACGCAGCGATGCGCGCCGCCAGGGCTGCGTTATTGAACACCAGCTGGATGTTGGCTTTCAGGCTGTCGCCACCGGTAATTTCCGCCACTTTCGCCAGCAGGAAGGGGGTGGAGTCTTTACCGCTGACGCCCTTGTCGTCCATCTCCGCCAGTGCTGCGCTGATGGCGGCGTCGATTTTGCCGCGATCCATGGCGTAGGCTTCCGGAATTGGATTGGCGATCACGACGCCGCCCTGCAGTCCCATTTCCCATTTGGCCTGCAGCGCCTGGGCGATCTGCTCTGGCGTATCCAATTGATAATCCACATCGAAATCGCTGTCGCGGGTATAGAACGCAGGCAGGGTGGAGGTCTGATAGCCCACCAGCGGCACGCCATGAGTCTCCAGGTACTCACGAGTCAGGCCCAGGTCCAGGATAGACTTGGCTCCGGCGCAGATGACCGCCACGTTGGTGTGGGCCAGTTCCTGCAAGTCCGCAGAAATATCGAAAGTTTCCTGAGCGCCGCGATGCACGCCGCCAATGCCGCCGGTGGCGAAGACTTTGACGCCGGCCATGGCGGCCAGAATCATGGTGGAGGCGACCGTGGTGGCGCCGTCGCCGCCCCGGGCGATGATGAAGGGGATATCGCGACGGCTGGCTTTGGTGACGTTCAAGCCGGCTTTGCCCAGGTATTCGATTTCCTCTTTGCTCAAACCGACTTTCAGGCGGCCTTTGATGATGGCGATAGTGGCGGGAACGGCGCCGTTGTCGCGCACGATCTGCTCCACCTGCAACGCGGTTTCCGCATTCTGCGGCCAGGGCATGCCGTGGGAGATGATGGTCGATTCCAGCGCCACTACAGGTTCGCCTGCGGCCAGAGCTGTTTGTACTTCGGGGGAGATGTCCAGATAAGCATTCATGAATAGGTTTCCTCTAACAAACGGTTTACTGCCGCCAGGGACATGTTCGGGTTGATAGTGGCCTGATGCGACATAGCCACTGCCGACGCGGCGGTGGCGAAGTTAACGGATCTTGGCGTGGACCATTGCGCCAGCCAGCCATAGGCGAGCCCGGCGAGAAATGCATCGCCGGCGCCATTGGCGTTGACCGGTTGAATGGGCGGCGGCGGATACAGTTGATGGCGGCCGGCT
Coding sequences within:
- a CDS encoding pseudouridine-5'-phosphate glycosidase → MNAYLDISPEVQTALAAGEPVVALESTIISHGMPWPQNAETALQVEQIVRDNGAVPATIAIIKGRLKVGLSKEEIEYLGKAGLNVTKASRRDIPFIIARGGDGATTVASTMILAAMAGVKVFATGGIGGVHRGAQETFDISADLQELAHTNVAVICAGAKSILDLGLTREYLETHGVPLVGYQTSTLPAFYTRDSDFDVDYQLDTPEQIAQALQAKWEMGLQGGVVIANPIPEAYAMDRGKIDAAISAALAEMDDKGVSGKDSTPFLLAKVAEITGGDSLKANIQLVFNNAALAARIAASYYA